A part of Streptomyces sp. NBC_01451 genomic DNA contains:
- a CDS encoding LacI family DNA-binding transcriptional regulator, with the protein MVKITDVARHAGVSPSTVSYALSGKRPISEETRQRIERSIHELGYRPHAGARALASSRSNVLALVIPLRTGIHVPVAMQFAVSVVTAARRHDHDVLLLTQEEGEAGLRRVADTALVDALIVMDVQLDDPRLPLLRALDLPSVLIGFPSDPAGLTCIDLDFKAAGELCVERLAALGHRVIALVGSPPEVYVRRTAFAQRVVQGFTAAADRGGLSSSVHPCEASPAAARVVAEQLLREHPALTGVVVHNEAILEPLIDAFEHLGLRVPGDLSVTAICPDDVAENLPVPVTSVAIPSAEIGRRAVDLLMKKLNGTGHAPEATLLPPRLTERASTTARTTP; encoded by the coding sequence ATGGTGAAGATCACCGATGTGGCACGGCACGCCGGGGTCTCCCCGAGCACGGTGTCGTACGCGCTGAGCGGCAAACGCCCGATCTCCGAGGAGACCCGGCAGCGCATCGAACGCTCCATCCACGAACTCGGCTACCGCCCCCACGCGGGCGCGAGGGCACTGGCGAGCAGCAGATCCAACGTACTGGCGCTCGTGATTCCCCTGCGGACCGGCATCCACGTCCCGGTCGCGATGCAGTTCGCGGTGTCGGTGGTCACGGCAGCGCGCCGGCACGACCACGACGTCCTGCTCCTCACCCAGGAGGAGGGCGAGGCCGGTCTGCGCCGGGTGGCGGACACGGCACTGGTGGACGCGCTGATCGTGATGGACGTCCAACTCGACGATCCCCGGCTGCCGTTGCTGCGCGCGCTGGACCTGCCGTCGGTCCTGATCGGCTTCCCCTCCGACCCGGCCGGCCTGACCTGCATCGACCTGGACTTCAAGGCGGCGGGCGAGCTGTGCGTGGAGCGGCTCGCCGCCCTGGGGCACCGGGTGATCGCCCTGGTCGGCTCACCGCCCGAGGTGTACGTACGCCGGACCGCGTTCGCCCAGCGCGTGGTCCAGGGGTTCACGGCGGCGGCGGACCGGGGCGGGCTGTCGTCCTCGGTCCACCCCTGCGAGGCATCGCCGGCCGCGGCGAGGGTGGTCGCGGAGCAACTCCTGCGCGAGCACCCGGCGTTGACGGGGGTCGTCGTCCACAACGAAGCGATCCTCGAACCCCTGATCGACGCCTTCGAGCACCTGGGCCTACGGGTCCCCGGCGACCTCTCCGTCACCGCGATCTGCCCGGACGACGTGGCGGAGAACCTGCCCGTCCCGGTCACCTCGGTCGCCATTCCGTCGGCGGAGATCGGGAGGCGTGCCGTGGACCTCCTGATGAAGAAGCTCAACGGCACGGGCCACGCCCCGGAGGCGACACTCCTGCCACCCCGGCTGACGGAACGGGCGAGCACGACGGCGCGGACGACACCGTGA
- the yicI gene encoding alpha-xylosidase, with translation MKFTDGYWLLREGVTAAHPVEVLDVTDADGTLEIHAPTQPIRHRGDLLKGPVVTISAHAPMPDVIGVTFTHFEGEQPQSPRFEVRKQDLTTHTEYDEEHATLTSGTLSVRVSRTSPWHVDFLAHGRVLTSSGPKGMGIMRDATTGAHYLREQLGLGVGTSVYGLGERFGPLVKNGQVVDMWNADGGTATEQAYKNVPFYLTDAGYGVFVDHPGRVSFEVGSEAVSRVQFSAETQQLTYYVIHGPTPKDILRKYTALTGRPALPPPWSFGLWLSTSFTTSYDEETVTSFIEGMRERELPLSVFHFDCFWMREFNWCDFRWDPRVFPDPEGMLKRLKSKGLHISVWINPYIAQRSPLFAEGKALGHLLRRPDGSVWQWDLWQPGMALVDFTSPAARDWYAAKLEALLAQGVDCFKTDFGERVPLDVEFADGSDPERMHNYYTYLYNRTVFDVLRKHRGEGEAVVFARSATAGSQQFPVHWGGDCEATYESMAESLRGGLSLGLSGFGYWSHDIGGFEGTPSPALFKRWIAFGLLSSHSRLHGSSTYRVPWLFDEEAVDVLRLFTRLKLRLMPYLYEAARTAHTEGAPMMRAMVLEFPDDPGCAHLERQFMLGPDLLVAPVFSDEGEVSYYVPEGEWTHFLTGRTVTGPRWTRERHGFDSVPLLVRPGSVIPVGAVDDRPDYAYADGVTLHAYGLERGAQVTLPIGDLTFTVVREGDTLRASCSDPSAPWGLAAGRREVRAKAGTGFLTLELGGE, from the coding sequence GTGAAGTTCACCGACGGCTACTGGCTGCTGCGCGAGGGCGTCACCGCCGCCCACCCGGTCGAGGTCCTCGACGTCACGGACGCCGACGGCACGCTGGAGATCCACGCGCCGACCCAGCCCATCCGCCACCGCGGCGACCTGCTGAAGGGACCGGTCGTGACGATCAGCGCCCACGCCCCGATGCCCGACGTCATCGGCGTCACGTTCACGCACTTCGAGGGCGAGCAGCCGCAGAGCCCCCGCTTCGAGGTGCGGAAGCAGGACCTGACGACCCACACCGAGTACGACGAGGAGCACGCGACCCTGACCTCCGGCACCCTCTCCGTCCGGGTCAGCCGCACCAGCCCCTGGCACGTCGACTTCCTCGCCCACGGCCGCGTCCTCACCAGCAGCGGCCCCAAGGGCATGGGCATCATGCGGGACGCGACGACCGGCGCCCACTATCTGCGCGAGCAGCTGGGGCTGGGGGTCGGGACGAGCGTGTACGGCCTCGGCGAGCGCTTCGGCCCGCTGGTCAAGAACGGCCAGGTCGTCGACATGTGGAACGCCGACGGCGGCACGGCGACCGAACAGGCCTACAAGAACGTCCCGTTCTACCTCACGGACGCGGGCTACGGAGTCTTCGTCGACCACCCCGGCCGGGTCTCCTTCGAGGTCGGCTCGGAGGCGGTGTCACGGGTCCAGTTCAGCGCCGAGACACAGCAGTTGACGTACTACGTCATCCACGGCCCGACCCCCAAGGACATCCTCCGCAAGTACACGGCCCTGACCGGCCGCCCGGCGCTCCCGCCGCCGTGGTCGTTCGGCCTGTGGCTGTCCACGTCCTTCACCACCTCCTACGACGAGGAGACGGTGACGTCCTTCATCGAGGGCATGCGGGAGCGCGAACTCCCGCTGTCCGTCTTCCACTTCGACTGCTTCTGGATGCGCGAGTTCAACTGGTGCGACTTCCGCTGGGACCCGCGGGTGTTCCCCGACCCCGAGGGGATGCTCAAGCGGCTGAAGTCGAAGGGCCTGCACATCAGCGTCTGGATCAACCCGTACATAGCCCAGCGCTCGCCACTCTTCGCGGAGGGCAAGGCACTCGGCCATCTGCTCCGCCGCCCGGACGGCAGTGTGTGGCAGTGGGACCTGTGGCAACCCGGGATGGCCCTGGTCGACTTCACCAGCCCGGCCGCCCGTGACTGGTACGCGGCGAAGCTGGAGGCGCTGCTCGCGCAGGGCGTCGACTGCTTCAAGACCGACTTCGGTGAACGGGTGCCGCTGGACGTGGAGTTCGCCGACGGCTCGGACCCGGAGCGGATGCACAACTACTACACGTACCTCTACAACAGGACCGTCTTCGACGTGCTGCGCAAGCACCGCGGCGAGGGCGAGGCGGTCGTGTTCGCGCGGTCGGCGACGGCCGGGAGCCAGCAGTTCCCGGTGCACTGGGGCGGCGACTGCGAGGCGACCTACGAGTCGATGGCGGAGTCGCTGCGCGGCGGACTGTCCCTCGGGCTCTCCGGGTTCGGCTACTGGAGCCACGACATCGGCGGCTTCGAGGGCACCCCGAGCCCGGCGCTCTTCAAACGCTGGATCGCCTTCGGGCTCCTCTCCTCCCACAGCCGCCTGCACGGCAGTTCCACCTACCGCGTGCCATGGCTCTTCGACGAGGAGGCCGTGGACGTACTGCGGCTGTTCACCCGCCTGAAGCTCCGCCTCATGCCGTACCTGTACGAGGCCGCCCGCACCGCCCACACCGAGGGCGCGCCGATGATGCGGGCGATGGTCCTGGAGTTCCCGGACGACCCCGGATGCGCCCACCTGGAACGGCAGTTCATGCTCGGCCCCGACCTGCTGGTCGCGCCGGTGTTCAGCGACGAGGGCGAGGTCTCCTACTACGTCCCCGAGGGCGAGTGGACCCACTTCCTCACCGGCCGCACGGTCACCGGCCCCCGCTGGACACGGGAGCGCCACGGCTTCGACAGCGTGCCGCTGCTGGTCCGCCCCGGGTCGGTGATCCCGGTGGGCGCGGTGGACGACCGCCCCGACTACGCGTACGCCGACGGGGTCACGCTGCACGCGTACGGCCTGGAACGCGGCGCCCAAGTGACGCTCCCGATAGGCGACTTGACGTTCACGGTCGTCCGCGAGGGCGACACCCTGCGGGCGTCGTGCAGCGACCCCTCGGCCCCCTGGGGACTGGCGGCGGGCAGACGTGAGGTACGGGCGAAGGCGGGCACCGGGTTCCTGACCCTGGAACTGGGAGGCGAGTGA
- a CDS encoding carbohydrate ABC transporter permease: MTTALRRYPVLIALVLAALFMVVPFLIVAVNAVKSPAEYSANGPLSLPEGLYLDGIKDFWERVDFGQKLVNSVLISGSVAALAVVLSVLNAYAIGIGRIRGRTWVLAFFVLANMLPQEALVYPVYYLSKEAGLYDTRLSVIIVFTVIQAAFGTYLLSSVLGQFPREIIEAARIDGANKWQVLWRIVVPVSRPTLGVLLVFFFIWTWNEFLLPLVMLISNDNQTVSVALGVLQGQRLMDATMTNAAALLGVLPALVFFLAFQRTLTRGIAVGAVK, from the coding sequence ATGACGACCGCCCTGCGCCGCTACCCGGTGCTCATCGCCCTCGTCCTCGCCGCCCTGTTCATGGTCGTGCCGTTCCTGATCGTCGCCGTCAACGCCGTGAAGTCGCCCGCCGAGTACTCCGCGAACGGACCGCTGAGCCTCCCCGAGGGCCTCTACCTCGACGGAATCAAGGACTTCTGGGAGCGGGTCGACTTCGGGCAGAAGCTCGTCAACTCGGTACTGATCAGCGGGTCGGTGGCCGCCTTGGCGGTCGTCCTGTCGGTGCTGAACGCGTACGCGATCGGCATCGGCCGGATCAGGGGCCGCACCTGGGTGCTGGCCTTCTTCGTCCTCGCCAACATGCTGCCGCAGGAGGCGCTGGTCTACCCGGTGTACTACCTGAGCAAGGAAGCCGGCCTGTACGACACCCGGTTGAGCGTGATCATCGTCTTCACCGTGATCCAGGCGGCCTTCGGCACGTATCTCCTCTCCTCGGTGCTGGGGCAGTTCCCCCGGGAGATCATCGAGGCCGCGCGGATCGACGGCGCGAACAAGTGGCAGGTGCTGTGGCGGATCGTCGTCCCGGTCAGCCGCCCCACCCTCGGGGTGCTCCTCGTCTTCTTCTTCATCTGGACCTGGAACGAGTTCCTGCTCCCCCTGGTGATGCTGATCTCCAACGACAACCAGACGGTGTCGGTGGCCCTCGGCGTCCTCCAGGGCCAGCGCCTGATGGACGCCACGATGACCAACGCGGCTGCCCTGCTGGGTGTGCTGCCCGCCCTTGTCTTCTTTCTCGCCTTCCAGCGAACGCTCACGCGCGGCATCGCCGTGGGTGCCGTCAAGTAG
- a CDS encoding carbohydrate ABC transporter permease — protein sequence MTVTVERTGGRGRGRVVNSTRRQGSSGHRRDSYTLFLLPGAVAFLAVIVVPFLMNTGVSFTDWRGVGSPEWSGLANYRALLDDSEFWTSFRHSLFMVVAMAAVPTAVGLVLAAALFDYVGKRFGSRWAAVLRACFYLPQVLPIAVAGIVWSWILAPDNGSLNEVLKAVGLGSWQQDWLGDPDIALYSVMGVMVWVQLGFPLVVFMAGLQRVDPQLYEAAELDGAGWWRRFRHITVPQIRPEIYVVLTWCTIAALKVFGAVYVLTKGGPGGATNVPSYFSFTTFFEKTQVGYGAAVSTVLTVIILAVSLIGLKVQTRAEDAEDAPTGVRT from the coding sequence ATGACGGTCACCGTCGAGCGGACCGGCGGCCGGGGCCGGGGCCGGGTCGTCAACAGCACCCGGCGGCAAGGAAGTTCGGGGCACCGCAGGGACTCGTACACCCTCTTCCTCCTCCCCGGAGCGGTCGCCTTCCTCGCCGTGATCGTCGTGCCGTTCCTGATGAACACCGGCGTGAGCTTCACCGACTGGCGGGGCGTGGGCTCCCCGGAATGGTCGGGGCTCGCCAACTACCGGGCGCTGCTGGACGATTCGGAGTTCTGGACGTCGTTCCGGCACAGCCTGTTCATGGTGGTGGCGATGGCGGCCGTACCCACCGCGGTCGGACTCGTCCTGGCCGCCGCCCTGTTCGACTACGTCGGCAAGCGCTTCGGGAGCCGGTGGGCGGCCGTGCTCCGCGCCTGCTTCTACCTCCCACAGGTGCTGCCGATCGCGGTCGCCGGCATCGTCTGGAGCTGGATCCTCGCGCCCGACAACGGCTCGCTGAACGAGGTGCTGAAGGCCGTCGGGCTGGGCTCCTGGCAGCAGGACTGGCTCGGCGACCCGGACATCGCGCTCTACAGCGTGATGGGCGTCATGGTCTGGGTCCAGCTCGGCTTCCCGCTGGTCGTCTTCATGGCGGGCCTGCAACGCGTCGACCCGCAGCTCTACGAGGCCGCCGAACTGGACGGCGCCGGCTGGTGGCGCCGCTTCCGGCACATCACGGTCCCGCAGATCCGCCCCGAGATCTACGTCGTCCTCACCTGGTGCACGATCGCCGCGCTGAAGGTGTTCGGCGCGGTGTACGTCCTGACGAAGGGCGGCCCGGGCGGCGCGACCAACGTCCCGTCCTACTTCTCCTTCACCACGTTCTTCGAGAAGACCCAGGTCGGCTACGGCGCCGCCGTCTCCACCGTCCTGACGGTGATCATCCTCGCCGTCTCGCTCATCGGCCTGAAGGTCCAGACCCGGGCCGAGGACGCCGAGGACGCTCCGACGGGGGTACGGACATGA
- a CDS encoding extracellular solute-binding protein — translation MLTATKHGRFMIAAASSLVGALLLASCGGSDSGSSDGKTLRLWHYEGPDSAMGIAWKAAIEEFEATHPGVEVEFEEKGFEQIQKTAPMVLNSSDAPDLMEYNKGNATAGLLSAQGLLTDLTSEVTKRGWDRKIGAGVRTTSQYDTNGVMGSGSWYGVPNYAEYTMVFYNKDLFKEHGIAVPTSLGELTAAMDRFVAEGITPLASAGAEYPAQQYLYQLALSKADRAWVDRYELYKGKTDFHDDAWTYGAETFADWVEKGYFGKNSSGLKAEDAGVSFIQGKSPILFSGSWWYGRFKSEAKFDWGTFLWPGSGLSLGSGGNLWVVPKGAKNKELAYDFIDITMSEKIQNLLGNKGGVPVAADPAAITDPQAKSLIADFNTLSGRDGLAFYPDWPVPGFYDVLVSETQKLITGSAKPDAVLDALQEAYDKGVPKT, via the coding sequence ATGTTGACGGCGACAAAGCACGGCAGGTTCATGATAGCGGCGGCCTCGTCCCTGGTCGGGGCCCTGTTGCTGGCCTCCTGCGGCGGCTCGGACAGCGGATCGTCCGACGGGAAGACCCTGCGTCTCTGGCACTACGAGGGCCCCGACAGCGCGATGGGCATTGCCTGGAAGGCGGCGATCGAGGAGTTCGAGGCAACGCATCCGGGGGTCGAAGTGGAGTTCGAGGAGAAGGGCTTCGAACAGATCCAGAAGACCGCCCCGATGGTCCTCAACTCCTCCGACGCGCCCGACCTGATGGAGTACAACAAGGGCAACGCGACGGCCGGACTGCTCTCCGCACAGGGCCTGCTCACCGACCTGACCAGCGAGGTGACGAAGCGCGGCTGGGACAGGAAGATCGGCGCGGGTGTCCGTACCACCAGCCAGTACGACACCAACGGCGTGATGGGCTCCGGCAGTTGGTACGGCGTGCCCAACTACGCCGAGTACACGATGGTGTTCTACAACAAGGACCTCTTCAAGGAGCACGGGATCGCCGTCCCGACCTCCCTCGGCGAACTCACCGCCGCCATGGACAGGTTCGTCGCCGAGGGCATCACCCCGCTGGCGAGCGCGGGCGCCGAGTACCCGGCCCAGCAGTACCTGTACCAGCTCGCCCTGTCGAAGGCGGACCGCGCCTGGGTCGACAGGTACGAGCTGTACAAGGGCAAGACGGACTTCCACGACGACGCCTGGACGTACGGCGCCGAGACCTTCGCCGACTGGGTGGAGAAGGGCTACTTCGGCAAGAACTCCAGCGGTCTGAAGGCGGAGGACGCCGGGGTCTCCTTCATCCAGGGCAAGAGCCCGATCCTGTTCTCCGGCAGCTGGTGGTACGGCCGCTTCAAGAGCGAGGCGAAGTTCGACTGGGGCACGTTCCTGTGGCCCGGCTCGGGTCTCTCCCTCGGCTCCGGCGGCAACCTGTGGGTCGTCCCCAAGGGCGCGAAGAACAAGGAACTCGCCTACGACTTCATCGACATCACCATGTCGGAGAAGATCCAGAACCTGCTCGGCAACAAGGGCGGGGTCCCGGTGGCCGCCGACCCGGCCGCCATCACCGACCCGCAGGCCAAGTCGCTCATCGCCGACTTCAACACCCTCTCGGGCAGAGACGGGCTCGCCTTCTACCCCGACTGGCCGGTGCCCGGCTTCTACGACGTCCTCGTCTCCGAGACCCAGAAGCTGATCACGGGCAGCGCGAAACCGGACGCGGTCCTCGACGCGTTGCAGGAGGCGTACGACAAGGGCGTACCGAAGACATGA
- a CDS encoding MFS transporter, producing MPQPPPPRPPSQPLFTVTQDALVIADFGHRTRKRTTVDRRPPGPYRRLFAVPGARAFTAGNLIARLPMGMFSVSAVVMIAGSRGSYALAGAVTATGLAATAVVAPWTARLVDRHGQARIAVPATALAALGSLTLLLCAHYGAPDWSLFAAYAATATTPNTGGMSRARWAHLLNGDEKALHTANSFEQAADELCFMLGPVLATLLCGALFPEAGTLVGAVLMMTGVLLFAAQRSTEPPVRPRAEGLHTRGTSPLRAAGMRPLLAVCLATGAVFGSMEVVTIAFADERGHRSAAGAVLALQAAGSFAAGLLYGALRPAGPAERRHPWCLAAMTALMTLPLLAAALTGSLLVLAGALLVAGTATAPTMITNMTLVQGRAPEGRLNEGMTLAVTGLLGGIACGSAAGGWVAEHVSATAGFGVPVAAAAGALLLSLLAPALTNRGFATGTSRTEAPAPTAPSA from the coding sequence ATGCCGCAGCCACCACCACCCCGACCGCCCTCCCAGCCACTGTTCACCGTCACCCAGGACGCCCTGGTCATCGCCGACTTCGGCCACCGCACCCGGAAACGCACCACCGTCGACCGCCGCCCGCCCGGCCCGTACCGCCGCCTCTTCGCCGTCCCGGGCGCCCGCGCCTTCACCGCCGGGAACCTGATCGCCCGGCTCCCCATGGGGATGTTCAGCGTGAGCGCGGTCGTCATGATCGCCGGGTCGCGCGGCTCGTACGCCCTCGCCGGCGCCGTCACCGCGACCGGACTCGCCGCGACAGCGGTGGTCGCCCCCTGGACCGCACGGCTCGTCGACCGGCACGGCCAGGCCCGAATCGCCGTACCGGCCACGGCACTTGCCGCCCTCGGCTCGCTCACCCTGCTGCTCTGCGCGCACTACGGCGCCCCCGACTGGAGCCTCTTCGCCGCATACGCCGCCACCGCCACCACCCCGAACACGGGCGGTATGTCACGCGCTCGCTGGGCCCATCTCCTGAACGGCGACGAGAAGGCCCTGCACACCGCCAACTCCTTCGAACAGGCCGCCGACGAGCTCTGTTTCATGCTCGGCCCGGTCCTCGCGACCCTCCTCTGCGGGGCGCTGTTCCCGGAGGCGGGCACGCTGGTCGGGGCGGTCCTGATGATGACCGGCGTTCTCCTCTTCGCCGCCCAGCGCTCGACCGAACCGCCCGTCCGACCCCGCGCCGAAGGGCTTCACACGCGCGGTACGTCTCCGCTGCGCGCCGCCGGGATGCGCCCGCTGCTCGCCGTGTGCCTGGCCACGGGTGCCGTGTTCGGGTCGATGGAGGTCGTCACGATCGCCTTCGCCGACGAGCGGGGGCACCGGTCGGCTGCCGGTGCCGTCCTCGCCCTCCAGGCGGCCGGGTCGTTCGCGGCCGGTCTGTTGTACGGCGCGCTGCGGCCGGCCGGGCCCGCCGAGCGGCGCCACCCCTGGTGCCTGGCCGCGATGACGGCACTGATGACGCTGCCGCTGCTCGCCGCCGCCCTGACCGGCTCGCTCCTCGTCCTCGCGGGCGCGCTGCTCGTGGCGGGGACGGCCACCGCGCCCACCATGATCACGAACATGACCCTGGTGCAGGGCCGCGCCCCCGAGGGCCGCCTGAACGAGGGCATGACCCTCGCGGTGACCGGCCTCCTCGGCGGCATCGCCTGCGGCTCGGCGGCCGGCGGGTGGGTCGCGGAACACGTGTCGGCCACGGCGGGGTTCGGCGTCCCGGTCGCGGCTGCGGCGGGCGCGCTGCTGCTTTCGCTGCTCGCACCCGCACTCACGAACCGGGGCTTCGCCACCGGTACTTCACGGACCGAGGCACCGGCGCCGACCGCGCCGTCCGCATGA
- a CDS encoding LysR family transcriptional regulator, whose translation MSAPKHLDPRLLRAFVAVAEELHFTRAAARLYVAQQALSRDIRRLERELGADLFVRSTRRVTLSADGERLLPYARRVLAAHDELLAVFGEARPLLVDLNSPGLTTGRRVLHRARELAPEYELMARFESGLTFAAAELLAGRLDASFGRFAGLDPVLRAQLDQQIVRYEPMAIVLPEDHRLAALPEVPLAALAGETVYAGAGNPRTPEWTDLARQLFEGRGIEIAPPAPLAVGDEEFQRIMAKLRTPVLAVVDFPALPRMVVRPLVDPVPLSPVSLVWRKGGLAHPGFHALRRAAVGLAGEEGWLRRPVGGWIPASDSDLISVHK comes from the coding sequence ATGTCCGCCCCGAAGCATCTCGATCCCCGTCTCCTCCGCGCCTTCGTCGCCGTCGCCGAGGAACTGCACTTCACCCGGGCCGCCGCCCGCCTCTATGTGGCCCAGCAGGCGCTGAGCCGTGACATCCGGCGTCTGGAACGGGAGTTGGGCGCCGATCTCTTCGTACGGTCGACCCGGCGGGTGACCCTGTCGGCCGACGGTGAGCGGCTGCTGCCGTACGCCCGGCGGGTGTTGGCGGCCCACGACGAGCTGCTCGCCGTGTTCGGGGAGGCCCGGCCGCTGCTGGTGGATCTGAACTCGCCGGGGCTCACGACCGGGCGGCGGGTGCTGCACCGGGCGCGTGAACTCGCCCCGGAGTACGAGCTGATGGCCCGGTTCGAGAGCGGGCTCACCTTCGCGGCAGCCGAGTTGCTCGCGGGCCGGCTCGACGCGTCGTTCGGCCGGTTCGCGGGCCTGGATCCGGTGCTGCGGGCGCAGTTGGACCAGCAGATCGTGCGCTACGAGCCGATGGCGATCGTCCTGCCCGAGGACCACCGGCTGGCCGCGCTGCCTGAGGTGCCGTTGGCGGCGCTGGCGGGGGAGACCGTCTACGCCGGTGCCGGGAACCCCCGGACCCCGGAGTGGACCGACCTCGCGCGTCAGCTGTTCGAGGGGCGCGGCATCGAGATCGCGCCACCAGCGCCGCTCGCCGTGGGCGACGAGGAGTTCCAGCGGATCATGGCGAAGCTGCGGACCCCGGTCCTCGCCGTGGTGGATTTCCCGGCGCTGCCCCGGATGGTGGTGCGACCGCTGGTCGACCCCGTTCCGCTGTCCCCCGTGTCGTTGGTGTGGCGGAAGGGCGGTCTGGCGCACCCGGGATTTCACGCTCTGCGACGGGCCGCGGTCGGGCTCGCCGGGGAGGAGGGGTGGTTGCGGAGACCTGTCGGCGGCTGGATTCCGGCCAGTGACAGTGACCTCATTTCGGTTCACAAGTAG